GTGTGGCATGGTGCGTGCGTGGGGAGCGTGATTCAGTTGTTGGCTGAGGCGATTCGGACGCTGTCGTTTTGTGCTTTGTTTTGCCGTTGACCAATTGAAATGCTCGTTGGTAGGAGACCCCCAATAAAGCTCCGATTTGTCGATACGTGAGTCCCTCGTTGCGTAGGGCCCGTGCGGCGAGTCGGGATTCGGCAGCCGCTTGTGCGTTGGCTTTTTTTGCTATTTCGCGCTGCCGGAACATTTCTGTTACGTGTTGTTTGGCTTGTTTCGGCAACACAAACGTCACCTTGAGCTCCGGATTGTCGTCGTCGTTCATGACAGTGATGAGATCTTTAGCCATTGGCTCGATATCGTCAAGTCCTTTGGCCTGGGTCGACCGTTCGATAGCTGGTACCTGAACGTACCAATATCGGCCATCGGGTTGCACAAGCACGTCATAGTTGCTCATTGCCACCACCCCTTTCCGAGTTTCTGCTCGCTCTCGTTGATGATATCCAGCGTGGTTCGTTCTGAGACTTCATTATGGCGGGGGATGGGTATCCTCAACCCGTCCAGGCAGTAAACCTCATGTCTGCTGCCTTGCCGTAACAAATAGAAATCGAGCCCTCGCTGCTTTGCCGCTTGCCGAAGTTTCTTGATGATGAGTTTTCTTCGTGTCATCATAACTCTCAATCTCGCACTAGACAAAATGCGTATGCCGAATTGCCGGGTGGGAGTTGTGGGTAAACGTAGAGATGTTCATTGGTCCTTCTTTCTGTTGTCTGACGCGTCGTTACGTGCGGGTGCATCTGACGGTATGGGATGAGGTTTCTGATTGGCAAGCTGAACGGGGGTATGTGGTTCTAGCTTCCGAGTTATCCACATTGATAAAGTGCTTTTTAAAGTGACTTTCCCGTGTTGGTCGTGGATGCTGCGAGCAAGGCAAGAACGGTCGATCACGTCGCGATGTGTGTGGGTGAATGGTGAAAGTGATTTTCGATATTTTTATATCGATATTCGATATATTATGATGGTGACATACGGGGCAGTGCAGGTTCATCCATTGATATTGGATTAAGGAGCATAGCCATGAACGCTGGTATCGCATTCATCTCTCGCAAATCTCGCAAAGCAGACGTCGCTTGGCGCTATGCCATTGCACTTGGTCGGTGGCGGGGGAGTCGGCGTTATGTTCGACGTCAGTGCCGTCATTGGCAGATGGCGCAACCGCCACGAACACAGGGGTCTGATCGTTGGCCAGAATCGCCTTCAATTCCTCGTCCGTGTATTTCTTGACACCGCCTTTGAACAGATCCGGTCGGCCGGCATGATGCACTTCGAGCACCTGCCGCAGCAGTTCGTCGATTTGGGGAATATCGGCCGCCGTGGCCCTACGAATCATCATGTCATCCATTTGATTCAGTCTGATCGTGCAGTCTCGACCGGCAGATGATCATTGCCCGCGATAAGAGACACGGGCGGGCAAGATGGGTGATCGTTCGCTCAGGCTTTCATCCTCGCCGCAACGTCACGGTAGTCTGGAGTGCGTGAATCGCAAGAAACAGCCAGTGGAGAAGTATGAGCGGGGCACCCGTTCGTACACGATGTCGCATATTCGCGGCAAAGACACCAAAATCGAGGTGCTGGTACGCAGCTACCTGTTTCGCAAGGGTTTGCGATTCCGCAAGAACGACAAGCGTTACCCCGGCCACCCGGATGTAGTACTGCCGAAATACCACACCATCGTGTTTGTCAACGGCTGTTTCTGGCACATGCATGAAGGATGTTCCAAACATTCGATGCCGAAATCGAACGTGGAATTCTGGCAGGCGAAACTACTGCGCAATCACAATCGAGACATCGCGCAGCGAGCCGAACTGGAGGCCGCTGGCTGGCGTGTAATTACCGTATGGGAGTGCGAATTAACGAAAGCCGTGCGCGACGAACGCCTCGCACGGCTGTATGAGCAGATTGTTGAAGGAGATGCAGATTCAGCGGAATAATTTCAGCTCCCCTCTGGAGGGGAGCTGAAATCAGGATTCAAACGGGAACTTCAGGCCCCAGCGGTCACGAATCGCATCCATCAGCTCCATGATGCGGATGGTGTCGGCGTGCGGCATCGCCTCGCATTCGATCTTGCCATCCAGCAGCGCGTTGGCCGCATCGGCCACCTCATACTCATAACCGGTCAACTGCAGCGGCACCGCAATGCTGCGCACGGGCTTGTGATCGTTGTTGTAGATATCGATGGACTCGGGATTGTTGATATTGGTGACCACCAAATACCCTTCGGTGCCCCACACGTAGCCGCCGCGATCGGAGGAAACCAGCATCGAACTGGTGGACACGGCCATCGTGCCATCATCGTAATACAACGTGGTGGAATTCTGCGCATCCACACCGGTTTCGGCGGGCACCATCGACGTATCGAAATGATCAAGTGTACGGCCATGGTCGGCACCGATCGCCATATCCAGGAAGTTCAGCGGATACACGCCCACATCGAGCAGCGCGCCACCGGCACAGGCCGGATCGGTCATACGTGCCTTGCCGGACACCGGATAGCACAGGTTGGCGCTCGCCGCTTTCACCTCGCCGATCTCGCCGGACTCGATAACTTCGTTGATGAGCTTGCGGCTGGGCATGTAGCGCGTCCAGATGGCCTCCGTGCACAGCATGCCGGTTTCCTCGGCCACGGCCAGCGCCTCACGTGCCTGTCCGGCGTTCGCGGTGAACGACTTCTCCACCAGCACGTTCTTGCCGGCTTTCATACACAGGATCGCCTGTTCGGCGTGCAGACTGTGCGGGGTGGCGATATACACCAGATCCACATCCGGGTCCGCCACCAACTCCTCATACGATCCATAAGCCTTGTCAAAATGCCACTGGTTGGCAAAAGCCTGCGCGCGCGTAATATCACGGGCCGCCACCGCATACGGGTGAATCCATGAGGAATACAGTGAATCTTCAGCCATCTGGGTCAGGGTATCGGCCATGGTGTGAGCTATGCGGCCCGCACCCAGAATCGCGACGTTGATTTTTTCGCCGCTGGCCTCGAACTCGGCGCGCTTGCCATTGAATCGACTCATTATTCCTCCTTGAATACGGGTTGGTACACTCAATCGACCTACAGTGATTATAGAAGAAGAGACCTTGTCCCGTGAGGCGGATAGAACCGAAATATGGAAAACGAAGCAGCGCAGCAGCCCCAATCTCCGGCCGCGTCTCCAGTCATGTCCCGCCGAGCGCGTGAGGCCAATCCCTTCCGTGCCATGGTATTCGGCGAACAAGCAGACAAGATGCTCGCCCAAGGTATCAGCGTCATCAAATTAAGCCTTGGCGAGCCCGATTTCGGCGCGCCGCCCGCCGTACGCGACGCCATGCGCGAACAGTACGACGGCCGGGCCCTGCCGTACACCGCCGCCATGGGCCTACCTGAACTGCGCCAAGCCATCGCCGACTTCTACCATGAACGTCACGACCTTGACATTGACCCCAAGCGC
The window above is part of the Bifidobacterium longum subsp. infantis ATCC 15697 = JCM 1222 = DSM 20088 genome. Proteins encoded here:
- a CDS encoding very short patch repair endonuclease, with translation MGDRSLRLSSSPQRHGSLECVNRKKQPVEKYERGTRSYTMSHIRGKDTKIEVLVRSYLFRKGLRFRKNDKRYPGHPDVVLPKYHTIVFVNGCFWHMHEGCSKHSMPKSNVEFWQAKLLRNHNRDIAQRAELEAAGWRVITVWECELTKAVRDERLARLYEQIVEGDADSAE
- a CDS encoding Gfo/Idh/MocA family protein, producing MSRFNGKRAEFEASGEKINVAILGAGRIAHTMADTLTQMAEDSLYSSWIHPYAVAARDITRAQAFANQWHFDKAYGSYEELVADPDVDLVYIATPHSLHAEQAILCMKAGKNVLVEKSFTANAGQAREALAVAEETGMLCTEAIWTRYMPSRKLINEVIESGEIGEVKAASANLCYPVSGKARMTDPACAGGALLDVGVYPLNFLDMAIGADHGRTLDHFDTSMVPAETGVDAQNSTTLYYDDGTMAVSTSSMLVSSDRGGYVWGTEGYLVVTNINNPESIDIYNNDHKPVRSIAVPLQLTGYEYEVADAANALLDGKIECEAMPHADTIRIMELMDAIRDRWGLKFPFES